A single genomic interval of Spinacia oleracea cultivar Varoflay chromosome 6, BTI_SOV_V1, whole genome shotgun sequence harbors:
- the LOC110789592 gene encoding cysteine-rich and transmembrane domain-containing protein WIH2 → MSYPSGYGTQYAPPSAPPPPGYPGYPPQQGYEGFHHNPPGPPPPGYGQYHHHQPGGYQGYFNDGYPPPPPPPQPYPPTQVYHCEHSHNHHNGCLSFLKGCCAALCCCCLLEECCF, encoded by the exons ATGAGCTATCCTTCAG GGTATGGGACGCAATATGCGCCACCGtcagcaccaccaccaccagggTACCCCGGGTACCCTCCACAACAAGGGTATGAAGGGTTCCACCACAACCCTCCAGGGCCTCCACCACCAGGGTACGGTCAATACCACCATCACCAACCTGGTGGTTACCAGGGCTACTTCAATGATGGGTACCCACCGCCTCCGCCTCCTCCTCAACCGTATCCTCCTACCCAGGTTTACCACTGTGAGCATTCACACAATCACCACAATGGCTGTTTATCCTTCTTGAAGGGATG TTGTGCTGCCCTCTGTTGCTGCTGTCTGTTGGAAGAATGCTGCTTCTAG
- the LOC110789591 gene encoding protein AUXIN SIGNALING F-BOX 2, translated as MNYFPEEVLEHIFDFVTSNQDRNSVSLVCKTWFKVERESRSQVFIGNCYAINPERLIGRFPRLRVLTIKGKPHFADFNLVPHDWGGYIYPWIEALAKGCPSLEGLRLKRMVVSDESLELLSKSFLHFKSLVLVSCEGFTTDGLAAIASNCRYLRELDLQENEVDDRKGHWLSCFPESCTSLVSLNFACLKGEVNLAALERLVTRSPNLRSLRLNRAVPFETLQKILTKAPELSDLGTGSFVHDPKSETYNKLKTAISKCESVRSLSGFLEVSDRCLPAFYPLCSNLTTLNLSYAPGISGFELTQLILHCKKLQRLWILDCIGDKGLALVAETCKELEELRVFPSDPFAPGEAAAVTEEGLVAISSGCPKLNSVLYFCHQMTNAGLITVAKNCPNFTRFRLCILDPIKPDAVTGEPLDEGFGAIVQSCKRLKRLSISGLLTDEVFMYIGMYGEQLEMLSVAFAGDSDKGMINVLNGCKKLRKLEIRDCPFGNVALLTDIGKYEAMRSLWMSSCEVTLGACKLLARKMSRLNVEIIDENEQGDFNLDDDRQKVEKMYLYRTLAGPRKDAPEFVWTL; from the exons ATGAATTATTTCCCAGAAGAAGTATTAGAGCATATCTTTGATTTTGTAACAAGCAACCAAGATAGAAACTCAGTATCATTAGTCTGTAAAACATGGTTTAaggtagagagagaaagcagaTCTCAAGTATTTATAGGAAACTGTTATGCAATTAACCCAGAAAGATTAATAGGGAGGTTTCCAAGATTAAGGGTACTTACTATAAAAGGAAAGCCTCATTTTGCAGATTTTAACTTGGTGCCTCATGATTGGGGAGGGTATATATACCCTTGGATTGAGGCACTTGCTAAGGGATGCCCTTCACTTGAAGGACTTAGGTTGAAGAGGATGGTTGTTAGTGATGAAAGTCTTGAGCTTTTGTCTAAATCTTTTTTGCATTTTAAGTCTTTGGTTTTGGTTAGTTGCGAAGGCTTCACTACTGATGGTCTTGCTGCTATTGCCTCTAATTGCAG GTACCTGAGAGAGCTGGACTTGCAGGAAAATGAGGTAGATGATCGCAAGGGACATTGGCTAAGTTGTTTTCCTGAGAGTTGCACATCGCTTGTGTCCCTCAATTTTGCATGCCTCAAGGGTGAAGTAAACCTTGCAGCCTTAGAGAGGCTGGTAACAAGGAGTCCAAATCTTAGGAGTCTCAGGTTAAACCGTGCTGTTCCTTTTGAGACACTTCAGAAGATCCTCACCAAGGCACCTGAACTCTCAGACTTGGGCACAGGATCATTTGTCCACGATCCGAAATCCGAGACCTACAATAAGCTCAAGACTGCCATTTCTAAATGTGAATCTGTTAGGAGCTTATCAGGTTTCTTGGAGGTTTCTGATCGCTGCCTTCCAGCTTTTTATCCACTTTGCTCAAATTTGACTACTTTGAACCTCAGTTACGCACCTGGAATTAGTGGTTTTGAGTTAACGCAGCTAATCCTTCATTGCAAGAAACTCCAACGCCTGTGG ATATTAGATTGCATTGGAGACAAGGGGCTTGCTCTTGTTGCAGAAACTTGTAAAGAATTGGAAGAGCTAAGAGTTTTTCCTTCTGACCCATTTGCTCCTGGGGAAGCTGCTGCTGTGACGGAGGAAGGGCTGGTTGCGATATCAAGTGGCTGTCCAAAGCTTAATTCAGTCCTCTACTTTTGCCACCAAATGACTAATGCTGGGCTAATAACCGTGGCAAAGAACTGCCCAAATTTCACCCGATTCAGGTTGTGTATCCTAGACCCAATAAAACCTGATGCGGTGACAGGGGAACCTTTAGATGAAGGTTTTGGGGCAATTGTTCAATCATGCAAGCGGTTGAAGCGATTATCGATTTCAGGACTCCTGACTGATGAGGTATTCATGTACATTGGGATGTATGGGGAACAATTAGAAATGCTATCTGTTGCATTTGCTGGAGATAGTGATAAGGGGATGATTAATGTGTTAAACGGGTGCAAGAAGCTGCGTAAGTTGGAGATTAGGGATTGCCCCTTTGGAAATGTGGCACTTCTAACAGACATTGGGAAGTATGAAGCAATGCGATCCCTTTGGATGTCTTCCTGTGAAGTAACCTTAGGGGCTTGTAAGTTGCTTGCGAGGAAGATGTCACGGTTGAACGTGGAGATAATCGATGAGAACGAGCAAGGGGATTTCAATCTCGATGATGACAGGCAGAAAGTAGAAAAGATGTACCTATATCGAACTTTGGCCGGTCCACGAAAAGATGCACCAGAGTTCGTATGGACCTTGTAG